Part of the Lebetimonas natsushimae genome is shown below.
TAGAGCTTTTGCATTATATTCCTGAGAAAACAGTTCAATTACAGGTGCTATTAAAATAGTTGACGGTGATGCTATAAAACGCCCGCTTTCTGTAAAAATATCCGGCATTGGGACATTTTTTTTAATGGCAATTTCTTTTAACAGATATACAACATCATTACTGAATTCCCTGATTGAATAGTTTCTGTCCCTTTTATTTTCCCATTGTGAATATTCTATTGCAAGTCCGCCTCCGATATTAATCGCACTTAAATTTTTAGCACCGAGTTTTCTAAGGTCTGCGTATATATTCCCGGCTTCTCTTATAGCTTTTTTAAGAGGTCCTATATCATTTATCTGGCTTCCTATATGAAAATGAATCATTTTTAATTTATCGAGTATATTTTCTTTTTTTAATATTTCAATAGCTTCTATAATTTCCGTAGAGTTAAGACCAAATTTTGATTCATATCCGCCTGATTTTGCCCAAACTCCCACGCCGCTGGTATGAAGTCTTATTCTGATTCCTATGAATACCGGGAATTTGTCATATTCACGGCTGACTTCTATAATTGAATTTAGTTCATTTAATCCTTCAATGGTTATGGTTACATTATATCCCATAAACCCTGCAATAAATGCAAGGCGTATCATATCTTTGTCTTTAAATCCGTTTATTGTAATAGGGGCATTTTTATTGTTATAAGTCATAGCTAAAATAAGCTCTGCTTTACTTCCCGCTTCAAGACCGTAATTGAAATTTTTGGCTATTTTTATTAAAGGTTTTACAAAGGTTGGAAACTGATTGACTTTTAATGGAAATACCGCTTTAAATTCTCCTTTGTAATCAAATTCTTTTATTGCCTGTTTGAAATTGGAATAAAGTGAATTTATCTGTTTTCTTATTAAATGAGGGAAACGAAGAAGTAAAGGGCCTTTTATGCCCTGATCCTCAAGATCTTTTATTATATCTATAAGGGCGGGTTGGTTGGCGTAGTTTATTCTTAATCTGTCGTTATCTATAAAAAAGTTGTTTTCTCCCCAGATATTTATTCCATAATCCATAATATTCCTTTAATGTAGAATGTATAATGGAGAATGGATAATAAATTAAAGCTTTTTAATTTTCCATTTTCCATTTTTAATTATCCATTGTTTTAAAGGTTCTTTTCAAAAAATCTTCCCTCTTTTAATTCATCTTCACCTACAATCAATGCTTTTTTAAAATTTCCTTTATCAGCAGCTTTTAAATGTGCTTTGAGGGATTTTATTTTTGGTTCTACATAAACTTTTTGGGTTCTTATTTCATTCGCTTTTTTTAATATAAACGGAATCGCTTCTTCAACCAGTGCCCCCATATAAATACCCTCTCTTTCATTTTCAACTTTTACTAAATCAATAATTCTTTCAATTCCAATTGCAAATCCGACTCCGGGTGTTGGTTTTCCTCCAAGCATTTCTACAAGTCTGTCATATCTTCCGCCTCCGCATATTGCGCTTTGTGCTCCTATTTCATTGCTTATAAATTCAAAAGTTGTTTTTGTATAATAATCAAGTCCCCTTACTAAGTGTTTATCTATTTCAAAAGGAATATTTAATGCTTTTAATCCCTCCTGTAGTTTTTCAAAATCTTTTTGACAAGTTTGGCATAAATTATCTGTAATTTTAGGGGCATCTTTTAAAATTGCCTGGCAGTTTTGATTTTTACAGTCAAGTGTTCTTATAGGGTTTTGGGTAATTCTTCTTTGACAGTCTTCACATAATGCTTCTTTATTTTTTTCAAGAAATGTTACTAATTTTTCTTTATATTCTGGCATACATTTTTCACACCCAAGAGAATTTATTTTTAGGGTATAGTCAATATTTAATTTTTTAAAAATATCGCTTGCAATAGCTATAATCAAAACATCTTCCCATACACTTTCTTCCCCGAAACTCTCAATTCCAAACTGGTGAAATTCTCTAAGTCTTCCTTTTTGGGGTCTTTCATACCTGAACATTGGGCCAAAATACCAAAATCTTTTTGGAGTCCCTTGTCTATCAAATTTATGTTCTATAAAACTTCTGACAACTCCAGCAGTTCCTTCGGGTCTTAAGCATACATCATTTCCGCCTTTGTCGATAAATTCATACATTTCTTTATTTACAATATCACTGCTCTCGCCCACACTTCTTTTAAATAGTCTTGTTTCTTCCAAAATAGGGGTTTCAATATAATTGTATCCGTAATTTTCAGCTACTTTTCTTGCGATGTCGTAAATTTTTAAAAATCTTTTATCTTCGATAATATCTTTCATACCTCTTAAAGCTTTAATCATTTATAGCCTTTTTATTGAAATTTTATCTAAAATTTTATATTTATAGAGGAAGATATGGCAGGTTTTATTTTATAGTTGTAGTCTTTGGATATTAAAATGTAAGGAGTGACTTCTAAAAAGATATATTTTCTGTTAAATAAAGCGTGTCTAAAATTAAAATAAATTTTATGATAATAGATAAAAGGCTTATCACCTGTATTTCCTCCCAGTGTATATCCAAAAGAACGGATAAATTTTTTAAATAAATTAGAAATAGAAAAATTAAGTGAATAATATTTTATGGGTAGGTTTTTTTTATTTATAGAAATATTTAGATTAATTCCGAATGTATGTTTTAAATGTTTAAAAAATGCAAAATTAATAGATTCATTGTAATAATTGTCAAATGGATAAAAATTTAAATTGTTAGAAATTCCAAATTCATTATTTAAATAAGTTTTTTTGTATTCAATTATATTTTGTAAAAAGAAAATTCTGTTTTTTTTAAGTCTAATAAACGGTCTTAATTTAAATGTAAAATATGAGTTTTCAATTGTTTGTTTGTTATTTATTTTTTTAGGTTTGCTTTTAATTTTTTTTACAAAAAGTTCGGGTAATTTAATATTTATATTAACGGATGCTGATGGATTTTTTTGAAATAATGTATCTTCATACAGTTTTATATTTATAAATGAAGTTTCTGTGGATATTTTTAAAAAATTTGGAATAAAATAATTTACTTTGTCAATAAAAGATTTTTTGTAACCAACTATCATTCTGTGGGTTGAATTGGTATCATCAATACTTCCGGCAAATAAATTGATTATAATTACAAATAATATAAATTTTTTCATAAGCAAATTATATCAAAGGAATTTAATGAATATACTTTTTATAGGTGATATTGTAGGAAAACCCGGTAGGAAAATGGTAAAAAAATATCTGCCTGTTTTAAAAAAAAAGGAAAATATAGATTATGTAATAGCAAATTATGAGAATATTGCCCATGGTTTTGGTATAACTGTTAAAACATATGAAGAAATGAAAAATGCAGGGGTGGATATTTTTACCGGTGGAAATCACACATTTGATAAGAAAAAAGATGCAATAGCGCTTCTTAGTGAAGAAAAAATTTTAAGGCCTCTTAATTATTTTGAAGCCCCGGGCAGATGGTATTATGAAGATGAAAATATAATTGTAATCAGTGCAATGGGAAATTTTACAATGCCTTATGGAAAAAATCCTTTTATTGAAATTAAAAATTTTGTTGAAGAAAAAAGTAATAAATTTATATTTATAGATTTTCATGCTGAAGCCACAGCTGAGAAAAGAACACTTTTTCATTTACTAAAAGGAAAAGCGGGGGCAATTATAGGGACTCATACTCATATAGGTACTGATGATTTGGAAATAGATGAGGGAACATGTTATCTTACAGATATCGGACTTACAGGTTGCAGGGACAATGTAATCGGAATTGATGAAAATGCACCTATTATGAATTCACTTACAGGACTTAAACATAATTTTGACGTGCCAAAAAAATGTAAGACTGTTTTTCAGGCTATAGTTATTAAAACAGATGGTATAAAATCAATTGAAGCTAAAAAATATAAAGCTTTTGATGACTCGGAATTAGAAATTACTCAAAATGCAACATTTAATAATGAAATTTGAAAAAGATATTAACAATATCATTAATAAAATTTATTTAAAAGCAATAAATGGTTTTTTTGTTTTTTAAAAGCAGTCATGAGCTTGCTAAAAAATATAATATAAATACATTAGACAGATTAATCAGAAACGAATCTTTAAAAGCTGGAGTATGGGGATTTATTACCGGCTTTGGGGGAATTGTTTTACTTCCTGTTACTCTTCCTTTAAATATTATTGCTGTTTTGTTTATACAGCTTAGAATGATAAGTGCCATTGCTATAATCGGAAAATATGATTTAAATAATGAACATGTGGTAATATTGGTAAAGAGTTGCATACTTGGAGATACAATAAAAGAAATTTTGAAAAAATTTACGATAAAAGAAAGCGAAGTTATAGCAAAAGAAGTTTTGGAAAAACTTACAATTGTAATGATTTCAAAAATTAGTTCTAAGATGGAGTTTCGGTTAGCAGAAGATGTTACTAAAAAAATTACGTTTAGTGTAAGTAGATTTATTCCTTTTATTTCAGGTATTATAGGATTTATAATTGATAGTTTGGCTACCTTTTCTGTCGGATATGTTGCTAAGGAAATTTTTATTTTAAAAGATATAGATGAAAATGAAAAAATAAGACATAAAAATAAATTTATACAATTGATTATAATATTAAGTATAAATGCTGCTGTAGTAATTATGGCGATAATTATATATCTTTTTGCAAAAGGAAAATATTTTATGATTGAATTTTTTATAAAATAGAGGAAATCAAATGAAAGAAAAAATAAAAAATTCTTTAAAAAATTCATTTGTAAACTTATGTAGAATTATTCCTATGATTTTGGCAGTTGTCGGTCTTGTGGGGCTTTTTAAAGCATATATAACTCCACAAATATTGCAAAAGTTTTTTAACGGTAATGTAATTCACGATGTATTGATGGGAGTAATTGCAGGGGGTGTGTCTGTTGGTCAGCCTTTTTTAAGTTATATTATAGGGGGCGAGCTTTTAAAAGAGGGAGTCAGTTTATATGCAGTTACAGCTTTTATTCTTTCTTTTGTAACTCTTGGAGTTGTACAGCTTCCTCTTCAAATAGAAATTTTCGGCAAAAGATTTACAATTCTTTTTAATGTGTTGAGTTTTATTTTTACTATTATTGTGTCTATTGTTACAGTCTGGACATTGAAAATTTTGGGGCTTGTATGAAAAGCGGAATTATAATGTTAATACTTGTAATTTTAATTTATATAGGTTTATATTTATCAGGTTCGGATACTGTATTTTTGGCATTGAATTATAGTTTTAAATCTTTAAAAAAATTATCTTTTGTTTTTATAATGGTATTTGTTATGATGTTTTTGATTGATATGTTTGTAAATGATAAAAAAATAGCTAAATATTTTGATAGTGCAAAAGGAATTAAAGCATATTTAATTGCAATGATTGCAGGTGTTTTATCTCACGGTTCTTCTTATGTATGGTATCCAATTTTGCAGTCTCTTAGAGAAAAAGGAGTGAAAGATAGTTTGATTATTACATTTTTGTATGCAAGAAGTATAAAAATCCCTTGGATTCCTATGATGATTGCATATTTTGGCACCGGTTTTACTGTGGGCTTAATAATTTATATTATGGTAGCTTCACTAATTCAGGGACTGATTGTGAGAAAATTTTTTGAAGGAGAGTAATGGAATTTAGTAATTCTTGTGAATTGTTGTTAGAACTTAGAAAAAAGGATTTATTAAAAAATAGGCCAAAATATTGGTGGCCAAATGTTGGAACTTTTGAAGTAGTAATGGGAGCAATTCTTACGCAAAATACTAAATGGGACAATGTAGAAAAAGCACTGAATAACTGGAAAAGTGAAAATAAAGAGTGGAGGTTAGAGGAGGTTGCTACATTTGAGCCATCTTTTTTAGCTGAAATAATAAAACCAGCCGGGTTTTATAATCAAAAGGCAAAAAGACTTATTGCACTTTCCCGTAATATTTTAAGGGATTTTGGAGATTTTGAAAACTTTAAAGAAAATGTTAGCCGTGAGTGGCTTTTAGCTCAAAAAGGAATAGGATTTGAAACGGCTGACAGTATTTTGTGTTATGCATGTTTTAGAGATACTATGGTAATGGATGCATATACAAAAAGGCTTCTTAAGAAGAAGGGGTATGAATTTGAAAGTTATGATGATATGAAAGATTGGTTTGAGCGGGGAGTGGAGGAAAACTGGGACAGGGTGGCTGAATTTTATGAAAATGATTTAAATTTGTGTTATGCAAGATTTCACGGGAAAATAGTGGAGTTTATGAAACATGGATAAGATATTTTTTAATGGAATTGAAATAAAATACAAAATAATTAAAAAGCCAATAAAACATATTTATCTAAGAATTTATGATTCTCATGTAGAGGTTAGTGCAAATAGGTTTGTATCAAATGATTATATAAAAAAGTTTATTTTAAAGCATATTGACCATATAATTGAAAGACAAAAGAGCGTAAATTATTACTATCTTTTCGGAAAAAAATATATAAAAAACGGAATTGACGAAAAAGATATTTATAAAAATAAACTCCCCGAGGTTATTTTGCCGATACTTTATAAGTATTCAAATAAAATGAATCTGCATCCCAGTAAAATATCTTTTAGATTCAATAAAACAAGATGGGGAAGCTGCAGTTACAAAAATTCTATCAGTTTTAATTACTATCTTGCAAAACTGCCGGTTGAGTTGATTGAATATGTTGTGGTGCATGAACTAGCCCACATTAAACATAAAAATCACGGTAAGGATTTTTGGGCTTTGGTGGAAGAGTATTTGCCGGATGTAAGAGAAAGACGCAAAAATTTAAGAAAATTTGAAAAAGTTATTTAAGGAGAAAAAATGAAAGAAATTTATTTGGTTGTAATTTTGGCAGTTTTATTGGCTGTAGTTATTGCGGGGTTTATGTATTATTTAATGAAGAAAACAAAATTAGAGAGTGAAAAATTAAAATCAGAATTTGAAGAATTAAATAAAATTTACGAAGAAACTAAAAATAAGTTTCAGTATCATATGGCTCAGGAAGCTGTTATGCAAAAAGAAATTGAAAATTTGAATGAAAAAATTACAGATTATGAAGAATTAAAAAAAGAATATGAAAATCTGAATAATGAAAAAAATAATATTTTAAATGAAAATTCAGCATTAAAAGAGAAACTTTCATTTTTAGAAAAAATTGAAGAAAAATATCAAAATTTATTAGAAGAAAATCAAAAAGACAAAGCTTTGATAAAAGAACTTCAGACAAAGATTGAAGAAGAACAAAAATCTTTTGAAGAAAAACTCTCTATTATTAAAAAAAGTGAGGAAGAGCTAAAAACAGCATTTGAAAATGTAGCAAATAAAATTTTAGAAGAAAATGCCAAAAAACTATCAAATGAAGGAATTAAAAATTTTGAAAATATTTTAATGCCTCTTAATAATAACCTTAATGAATTTAAACAAAAAGTGGATAAATTGTATGAAAGTGAGATTAAAAATATCTCTTCTCTTTTTAACGAACTTAAAAAT
Proteins encoded:
- a CDS encoding permease codes for the protein MKEKIKNSLKNSFVNLCRIIPMILAVVGLVGLFKAYITPQILQKFFNGNVIHDVLMGVIAGGVSVGQPFLSYIIGGELLKEGVSLYAVTAFILSFVTLGVVQLPLQIEIFGKRFTILFNVLSFIFTIIVSIVTVWTLKILGLV
- the speA gene encoding biosynthetic arginine decarboxylase, with product MDYGINIWGENNFFIDNDRLRINYANQPALIDIIKDLEDQGIKGPLLLRFPHLIRKQINSLYSNFKQAIKEFDYKGEFKAVFPLKVNQFPTFVKPLIKIAKNFNYGLEAGSKAELILAMTYNNKNAPITINGFKDKDMIRLAFIAGFMGYNVTITIEGLNELNSIIEVSREYDKFPVFIGIRIRLHTSGVGVWAKSGGYESKFGLNSTEIIEAIEILKKENILDKLKMIHFHIGSQINDIGPLKKAIREAGNIYADLRKLGAKNLSAINIGGGLAIEYSQWENKRDRNYSIREFSNDVVYLLKEIAIKKNVPMPDIFTESGRFIASPSTILIAPVIELFSQEYNAKALRLKEKNPDLIEELFDLYNLINETNYIEYFHDALDHFESLLTLFDLGMIDLIDRSNAEILVNLIIKKAIIFATYKGFKNKELKAINEKTQEKYLANFSIFQSLPDFWGLKQRFPIMPITKLNMSPNRSATIWDITCDSDGEIPFNKETPLYLHEVDLSKESYYLAFFLVGAYQEILGMKHNLFSYTNEAIITFDENGDYKIEFLERTQKIRDILIDLDYEIDEIENLLKENLQNTKLDEEEKKELLGELFLLLNDMVYLKD
- a CDS encoding EcsC family protein is translated as MVFLFFKSSHELAKKYNINTLDRLIRNESLKAGVWGFITGFGGIVLLPVTLPLNIIAVLFIQLRMISAIAIIGKYDLNNEHVVILVKSCILGDTIKEILKKFTIKESEVIAKEVLEKLTIVMISKISSKMEFRLAEDVTKKITFSVSRFIPFISGIIGFIIDSLATFSVGYVAKEIFILKDIDENEKIRHKNKFIQLIIILSINAAVVIMAIIIYLFAKGKYFMIEFFIK
- a CDS encoding permease encodes the protein MKSGIIMLILVILIYIGLYLSGSDTVFLALNYSFKSLKKLSFVFIMVFVMMFLIDMFVNDKKIAKYFDSAKGIKAYLIAMIAGVLSHGSSYVWYPILQSLREKGVKDSLIITFLYARSIKIPWIPMMIAYFGTGFTVGLIIYIMVASLIQGLIVRKFFEGE
- a CDS encoding 3-methyladenine DNA glycosylase; the protein is MEFSNSCELLLELRKKDLLKNRPKYWWPNVGTFEVVMGAILTQNTKWDNVEKALNNWKSENKEWRLEEVATFEPSFLAEIIKPAGFYNQKAKRLIALSRNILRDFGDFENFKENVSREWLLAQKGIGFETADSILCYACFRDTMVMDAYTKRLLKKKGYEFESYDDMKDWFERGVEENWDRVAEFYENDLNLCYARFHGKIVEFMKHG
- a CDS encoding M48 family metallopeptidase — its product is MDKIFFNGIEIKYKIIKKPIKHIYLRIYDSHVEVSANRFVSNDYIKKFILKHIDHIIERQKSVNYYYLFGKKYIKNGIDEKDIYKNKLPEVILPILYKYSNKMNLHPSKISFRFNKTRWGSCSYKNSISFNYYLAKLPVELIEYVVVHELAHIKHKNHGKDFWALVEEYLPDVRERRKNLRKFEKVI
- a CDS encoding TIGR00282 family metallophosphoesterase, yielding MNILFIGDIVGKPGRKMVKKYLPVLKKKENIDYVIANYENIAHGFGITVKTYEEMKNAGVDIFTGGNHTFDKKKDAIALLSEEKILRPLNYFEAPGRWYYEDENIIVISAMGNFTMPYGKNPFIEIKNFVEEKSNKFIFIDFHAEATAEKRTLFHLLKGKAGAIIGTHTHIGTDDLEIDEGTCYLTDIGLTGCRDNVIGIDENAPIMNSLTGLKHNFDVPKKCKTVFQAIVIKTDGIKSIEAKKYKAFDDSELEITQNATFNNEI
- the hisS gene encoding histidine--tRNA ligase — translated: MIKALRGMKDIIEDKRFLKIYDIARKVAENYGYNYIETPILEETRLFKRSVGESSDIVNKEMYEFIDKGGNDVCLRPEGTAGVVRSFIEHKFDRQGTPKRFWYFGPMFRYERPQKGRLREFHQFGIESFGEESVWEDVLIIAIASDIFKKLNIDYTLKINSLGCEKCMPEYKEKLVTFLEKNKEALCEDCQRRITQNPIRTLDCKNQNCQAILKDAPKITDNLCQTCQKDFEKLQEGLKALNIPFEIDKHLVRGLDYYTKTTFEFISNEIGAQSAICGGGRYDRLVEMLGGKPTPGVGFAIGIERIIDLVKVENEREGIYMGALVEEAIPFILKKANEIRTQKVYVEPKIKSLKAHLKAADKGNFKKALIVGEDELKEGRFFEKNL